The Apibacter raozihei genome contains a region encoding:
- a CDS encoding DUF763 domain-containing protein yields the protein MKRGYADLPLHYGTVPAWLAQRMCLLGGAITEAIVQEYGKKVFLQKLSDPFWFQSLGCVLGMDWHSSGITTSVMNALKKSINQRSSELGIYICGGRGKSSRKTPDELMDVAYKTGLNGSELVTHSKLAAKVDNTAVQDGFQLYLHSFVVTSEGDWSIIQQGMNPDEKMARRYHWLSSNIKSFTETPHSFIYGKNQGQILNLTDQNAKQTKEGILSLTRENPDKLMKEISLLMPEHHEVLQKDVNLKRLGAALVLAHETDISSIESLLLLKGVGPRTLQSLTLVSEVIHGTPSRFSDPARFSFAHGGKDGHPFPVPTNIYDETIEIFDIALHKSRLGEKHKSEALKNLSKVSQQMENNFIPDYQLKDWIHKERKDSWKYGGKTVLGDAVKNTDNSKIITQTRFNPKSKKIDKDQLSLF from the coding sequence ATGAAGAGAGGATATGCAGATTTACCATTGCATTACGGTACTGTTCCGGCATGGTTAGCTCAAAGAATGTGCTTGTTAGGCGGAGCAATTACTGAAGCAATAGTGCAGGAGTACGGAAAAAAAGTCTTTCTTCAAAAATTAAGTGATCCCTTTTGGTTTCAATCTCTGGGATGTGTTTTAGGAATGGACTGGCATTCATCAGGAATTACTACTTCCGTAATGAATGCTTTAAAAAAATCTATCAATCAGCGTTCTTCGGAATTAGGTATTTATATCTGTGGAGGTAGAGGGAAATCTTCCAGAAAAACTCCTGATGAGTTGATGGATGTTGCTTATAAAACAGGGTTAAATGGCAGTGAGCTCGTTACCCATAGTAAGTTGGCAGCTAAAGTAGATAATACCGCCGTGCAAGATGGATTCCAGTTGTATCTGCATTCTTTTGTAGTTACTTCTGAAGGCGATTGGTCTATTATACAGCAAGGAATGAATCCTGACGAAAAAATGGCTAGAAGATATCACTGGCTTTCGTCTAATATAAAATCTTTTACAGAAACACCTCATTCTTTTATATATGGAAAAAATCAGGGGCAGATCTTAAATTTGACTGATCAAAATGCTAAACAGACTAAAGAAGGAATACTGAGTTTAACTCGTGAAAATCCGGATAAATTGATGAAGGAAATTTCTTTACTTATGCCTGAACATCATGAAGTGCTTCAAAAGGATGTAAATCTAAAACGTTTGGGAGCTGCTTTAGTACTTGCTCATGAAACAGATATCTCTTCAATTGAATCACTTTTACTTTTGAAAGGCGTAGGACCCAGAACACTTCAGTCTTTAACTTTGGTAAGTGAAGTTATTCATGGTACTCCTTCCAGATTTTCCGATCCTGCTCGTTTTTCTTTTGCTCATGGAGGTAAAGACGGTCATCCTTTTCCCGTTCCAACGAATATTTATGATGAAACTATTGAAATATTCGATATAGCGTTGCACAAATCTCGTTTAGGAGAAAAACATAAATCGGAGGCTTTAAAAAACCTTTCAAAGGTTTCTCAGCAAATGGAAAACAACTTTATTCCAGATTATCAGTTAAAAGATTGGATACATAAAGAAAGAAAAGATTCATGGAAATATGGAGGGAAAACAGTTTTAGGTGATGCAGTCAAGAATACTGATAATTCAAAAATAATTACCCAAACAAGGTTTAATCCAAAGTCAAAAAAAATAGATAAGGATCAGCTGAGTTTATTTTAA
- a CDS encoding acyl-CoA dehydrogenase family protein: protein MGILSAEVLGKLKEEAVNAEKIRKLTDSQLEIIYSQNLFNLFVPKYLGGLELNLLEGLQLQEVIAKLDGSLGWTVTLCSGANAFVGYLSGKLAENIFKDPKVCFGGSGKIGGVAEESQDGYLINGKWSYVTGIPHVNVFTANCQIKKNGKMLTCDKGTPIYKSFIFFPEEVKIIEDWNTIGLIATASHSYTVENLFVKKERSFLIKAECRSIDLLIYKYPFLTFAELTLAVNHLGMQKHFFDLVETIFNSIQEPLHKEFRTQFLKNANHNFQERRALFYKYVEDSWNELEKTENVSHELLSKISIICREIVKEGRETALQLYPYLGILASNPITEINRILRDILTASQHSLLL from the coding sequence ATGGGAATTTTATCTGCAGAAGTACTGGGAAAACTTAAAGAAGAAGCTGTAAATGCTGAAAAAATAAGAAAATTGACGGATAGTCAATTAGAAATTATTTATTCTCAGAATTTGTTTAATTTGTTTGTGCCTAAGTATTTAGGTGGTTTAGAATTAAATTTGTTAGAAGGTCTGCAATTACAGGAAGTAATAGCAAAGTTAGATGGAAGTTTAGGCTGGACAGTGACTTTGTGTAGCGGTGCAAATGCTTTTGTAGGATATTTATCCGGTAAACTGGCAGAAAATATATTTAAGGATCCTAAAGTTTGTTTCGGAGGCAGTGGAAAAATAGGGGGTGTAGCTGAAGAGAGTCAGGACGGATATTTAATTAACGGAAAATGGAGTTATGTAACAGGAATACCCCACGTAAACGTTTTTACAGCCAATTGTCAAATTAAAAAAAATGGAAAGATGCTTACCTGCGATAAGGGTACACCGATTTACAAATCTTTTATTTTTTTTCCGGAAGAAGTAAAAATTATTGAAGATTGGAACACTATAGGTTTAATAGCTACAGCCAGTCATTCGTATACAGTGGAAAATTTATTCGTTAAAAAAGAACGATCTTTTTTGATAAAAGCTGAATGTCGTTCCATCGATCTTTTAATTTACAAATATCCCTTTTTAACTTTTGCAGAGCTGACTCTCGCTGTTAATCATCTGGGAATGCAAAAACATTTTTTTGATTTAGTTGAAACTATTTTCAACTCTATTCAGGAACCATTACATAAAGAATTCAGAACTCAATTTTTAAAAAATGCAAATCATAACTTTCAGGAGAGAAGAGCGTTATTTTATAAATATGTTGAAGACTCGTGGAATGAATTAGAGAAAACCGAAAATGTATCGCACGAGCTGCTTAGTAAAATAAGTATTATATGCAGAGAAATTGTAAAAGAAGGAAGAGAAACGGCTTTGCAACTATATCCATACCTCGGAATTTTAGCTTCTAATCCAATTACAGAAATCAACAGAATACTAAGGGATATTCTGACTGCCAGTCAGCATAGTTTGCTTTTGTAA
- a CDS encoding TetR/AcrR family transcriptional regulator: MKKKNKTDWLLEGLKVLEEKGFNKLSIEELCVRLNLTKGSFYHHFKNIENYVESLMIYWKEENTLPFINKVNTKDNFLDKYYYLKELVANASHKKEQVIRGWSYSNPIVKFYLQQVDSFRLSFLKELRQIKGESKENTDHAAMLEYATLIGIQQLFPDITKEELQQLQKFYDKI, translated from the coding sequence ATGAAGAAAAAAAATAAAACAGATTGGTTACTAGAAGGGTTAAAAGTTTTAGAGGAAAAAGGGTTTAACAAATTAAGCATTGAGGAACTTTGTGTACGATTAAATCTCACTAAAGGTTCATTTTATCACCATTTTAAAAATATAGAAAATTACGTAGAATCTTTAATGATATACTGGAAAGAAGAAAATACTTTACCTTTTATAAATAAAGTAAATACTAAAGATAATTTTTTAGATAAATATTATTATTTAAAAGAATTAGTAGCAAATGCATCACATAAAAAAGAGCAGGTAATTCGAGGTTGGAGTTATTCAAATCCGATAGTAAAATTTTATTTGCAGCAAGTAGACAGTTTCAGATTATCATTTCTAAAAGAATTGAGACAAATTAAAGGAGAATCAAAAGAAAATACCGATCATGCAGCCATGTTGGAATATGCAACTCTTATAGGTATTCAGCAGTTATTTCCAGATATAACAAAGGAAGAGTTACAGCAATTACAAAAATTCTATGATAAAATATAA
- a CDS encoding DUF2867 domain-containing protein — MKIKTGKVAEKDLIAQYLPSDYTEVLQCVFFSEKNITPDDIQVAFWTNSPQWIKKMFKLRDILVKPLGIKPGNENDKLELAKSIRLGENYRFISIPAKSIHETLLCMNDKHLVMYFSAKIISETGDKKKLTITTLVNFHNLLGRLYFYIIYPFHCIIVKSMIKNAVSIVQ; from the coding sequence ATGAAAATCAAAACAGGCAAAGTAGCTGAAAAAGATTTGATAGCACAATATCTTCCATCTGACTATACAGAAGTTTTACAGTGCGTATTTTTCAGCGAAAAAAATATAACTCCCGACGATATTCAAGTAGCTTTTTGGACTAATTCTCCTCAATGGATAAAAAAAATGTTCAAATTAAGAGATATACTAGTAAAACCTTTGGGTATTAAACCCGGAAATGAAAATGATAAGCTTGAACTGGCAAAAAGCATACGTTTAGGAGAAAATTATAGATTTATAAGTATTCCCGCTAAATCTATACATGAAACTTTATTATGTATGAACGATAAGCATCTGGTTATGTATTTTTCTGCTAAAATCATATCTGAAACGGGAGATAAAAAAAAACTAACAATTACCACTCTTGTTAATTTTCATAATCTCTTGGGGCGGTTATATTTTTATATTATTTACCCTTTTCATTGTATCATTGTTAAAAGTATGATAAAAAATGCAGTATCCATAGTTCAATAA
- a CDS encoding chorismate-binding protein yields the protein MIINDVIKDHICSDTPFAFIRFPQESKFYLIIPDEKGANKYIFHSFDSSKNYEFRFSFLTPLNYSELSELNEIHLSESLIDNSTISIDNYIQLIDKAISILKLGNMDKIVLSRDIWISNSSICPLKSFRYLADQYPNSFIHLSYWNKNEVWLGATPETLGSWENSVFTTMALAGTLPDNESSEWQTKEKDEQQYVTDYILKQLKKLSVKPLNIRGPESLHLGIVKHLVTYFSFPLEDKQKIKDIISGLHPTPAVCGLPTKESKEFILNEESYSRDFYSGYIGIQTESYEKYYVNLRCSKLYNNGALLFVGGGITAQSNPEKEWKETEFKAKFISDSL from the coding sequence ATGATAATCAATGATGTAATTAAAGATCACATTTGTTCTGACACTCCTTTTGCTTTCATTAGATTCCCTCAGGAAAGTAAGTTTTATCTTATCATCCCGGATGAAAAAGGAGCAAATAAATATATTTTTCATTCTTTTGATTCATCAAAAAATTATGAATTCCGTTTCAGTTTTTTAACTCCGTTAAACTATTCAGAATTATCTGAACTTAACGAAATTCATTTATCCGAAAGTCTAATTGATAATTCAACAATATCAATAGATAATTATATTCAATTAATTGATAAAGCAATATCTATATTGAAATTGGGAAATATGGATAAAATAGTTTTATCCCGCGATATATGGATTTCAAACAGCTCTATTTGTCCTCTTAAATCTTTCAGATATCTGGCAGATCAATATCCTAATTCTTTTATTCATTTAAGCTACTGGAACAAAAATGAAGTTTGGCTTGGGGCTACTCCGGAAACTTTAGGATCTTGGGAAAATTCTGTTTTTACTACAATGGCTTTAGCCGGTACATTACCCGACAATGAGAGTTCCGAATGGCAAACTAAAGAAAAGGATGAACAGCAGTATGTAACGGATTATATTTTAAAGCAACTTAAAAAATTATCTGTTAAACCTCTTAATATTCGTGGACCGGAATCTCTTCATCTGGGAATTGTTAAACATTTAGTAACTTATTTTTCTTTTCCTTTAGAGGATAAACAAAAAATAAAAGATATAATTTCCGGCCTGCATCCTACTCCTGCCGTGTGCGGACTTCCTACTAAGGAAAGCAAAGAATTTATTTTAAATGAAGAATCTTATTCTCGTGATTTTTATTCCGGTTACATTGGCATTCAAACAGAAAGTTATGAAAAATATTATGTAAATTTAAGATGTTCTAAACTTTATAATAACGGAGCTTTACTTTTTGTGGGAGGCGGAATAACTGCTCAGAGTAATCCGGAAAAAGAATGGAAAGAAACCGAATTTAAAGCCAAATTTATCAGTGATAGTTTATAG
- a CDS encoding hotdog fold thioesterase: protein MSNEEIIQHLNNSSKDTLMENLGIVYTEFTGDTLTAELEVTSKVHQPMGFLHGGVSLAIAETVGSVLSLTTIDPQKYYVFGTQVNGYHLKAVRTGKIKAIASFINKGNSSQVIEINIYNENERETFKNCYVTMINRIVPIKDFD, encoded by the coding sequence ATGAGTAACGAGGAAATAATTCAACATTTAAATAATTCTTCTAAAGATACTTTAATGGAGAACTTAGGGATTGTCTATACGGAATTTACAGGTGATACGCTGACTGCCGAACTTGAAGTTACTTCAAAAGTTCATCAGCCGATGGGCTTTTTACATGGAGGTGTATCCCTGGCAATAGCAGAAACTGTAGGCTCTGTTCTTTCATTAACGACTATTGATCCTCAAAAATATTATGTGTTTGGAACTCAGGTTAACGGATACCATTTGAAAGCGGTAAGAACCGGAAAAATCAAAGCAATAGCTAGTTTTATCAACAAAGGAAACTCTTCGCAGGTTATAGAAATCAATATTTACAATGAAAATGAAAGGGAAACTTTCAAAAATTGTTACGTAACTATGATCAATCGAATCGTTCCTATTAAAGATTTTGACTAA
- a CDS encoding heavy metal translocating P-type ATPase yields the protein MAVKKHSCSCCSDIKEQVSHSHEGHSHDHGIDKDISTMKLFLPAIISAVLLLAAVLMDYLQVDFFHSWLRLLWYILAYLPVGYPVFKEMLQEFRHYDFFNELSLMFLASVGAFYIKQYPEAVAVMLFYSIGENFQGLAVAKAKKNINSLLDQRPDEASVIENNTVIKIKAREVAVRAIMQLKPGERAALDGELISDSASFNTSALTGESAPQTKETGDSVLAGMINLNSSSLVKVTTPYEDSKLSKILDLVQNATGQKAKTELFIRKFAKIYTPAVFFVALLVFLLPYFFVSNYQYEDWLYRSLIFLVISCPCALVISIPLGYFGGVGLASRNGILVKGSNFLDALVDVKQVVLDKTGTVTQGNFSVHKVSVNTEYNEEQILTWVNIAESQSTHPIANAIHEYINQSPDISRIKSMEDIPGKGIKAEIDSYEILAGNFRLMDLYNIKYDQDLKQIVNTVVLIAVNQKYAGYIEIADQLKPNVTNDIQELHAMGIKTIMLSGDKDSVVQNVSHEIGIDQAYGDLLPEDKVNRMKQIKLDTNGKIAFVGDGFNDAPVIALSDVGIAMGGLGSDATIEVADIIIQDDKMSKIPLAIKIGKATKSIVWQNIILAFGIKIIVMILGVFGNIYLLEAVFADVGVALLAILNAVRLQRMKIR from the coding sequence ATGGCTGTTAAAAAACATAGCTGTTCATGCTGTTCAGATATAAAAGAGCAAGTTTCTCATAGTCATGAAGGACATTCCCATGACCATGGTATAGATAAAGATATTAGTACAATGAAATTATTTTTACCTGCAATAATCAGTGCTGTTCTTTTATTGGCAGCGGTACTAATGGATTATTTACAGGTTGATTTTTTTCACTCATGGCTTCGATTATTATGGTATATTCTGGCTTATTTACCAGTAGGTTACCCTGTCTTTAAAGAAATGTTACAGGAGTTCAGGCACTACGATTTTTTCAATGAATTATCATTAATGTTTTTAGCATCTGTGGGTGCTTTTTATATAAAACAGTATCCGGAAGCAGTTGCAGTTATGCTTTTTTACTCTATTGGAGAAAATTTCCAGGGATTAGCGGTTGCAAAAGCTAAAAAAAATATAAACTCTTTGTTGGATCAAAGGCCGGATGAAGCTTCCGTTATAGAAAATAACACTGTAATAAAAATTAAAGCCAGGGAGGTTGCAGTAAGAGCAATCATGCAATTAAAACCAGGAGAGAGGGCAGCGCTGGATGGTGAATTGATTTCTGATTCGGCTTCGTTTAATACTTCGGCACTTACAGGGGAGAGTGCCCCGCAGACAAAAGAAACAGGCGATAGTGTTTTAGCTGGTATGATAAATCTGAATTCATCATCGTTAGTCAAAGTTACCACACCTTATGAAGATAGTAAGTTGTCTAAAATTCTTGATTTAGTGCAAAATGCAACCGGACAAAAAGCTAAAACAGAATTATTTATAAGAAAGTTTGCCAAAATATATACACCGGCTGTTTTTTTTGTGGCATTACTGGTTTTTCTACTTCCTTATTTTTTTGTTTCAAACTATCAATATGAAGATTGGCTCTATAGATCACTAATTTTTCTAGTCATATCATGTCCATGTGCTTTGGTTATATCCATACCCTTAGGATATTTCGGAGGAGTAGGGTTAGCATCGAGAAACGGTATTTTGGTTAAAGGATCTAATTTTTTAGATGCTTTGGTAGATGTAAAACAAGTAGTTCTGGATAAAACAGGAACGGTTACACAAGGTAATTTTTCAGTTCATAAAGTATCTGTAAATACTGAATATAATGAGGAACAAATACTGACCTGGGTTAATATCGCGGAATCTCAAAGTACACATCCTATTGCAAATGCAATTCATGAATACATAAATCAATCGCCAGATATATCACGTATAAAATCTATGGAGGATATACCCGGCAAAGGAATCAAGGCTGAAATTGATTCCTATGAAATACTTGCAGGTAATTTCAGATTAATGGACCTATATAATATAAAATATGATCAGGATTTAAAACAGATAGTTAACACAGTTGTATTGATAGCTGTTAATCAAAAATATGCAGGATATATTGAAATTGCAGATCAATTAAAGCCTAATGTTACGAATGATATACAGGAATTGCATGCAATGGGTATTAAAACAATCATGTTAAGTGGAGATAAAGATTCAGTAGTTCAAAATGTATCCCATGAAATAGGCATTGATCAGGCATATGGTGATTTATTGCCGGAAGATAAGGTAAACAGGATGAAGCAGATTAAACTGGATACTAATGGTAAAATAGCCTTTGTGGGAGACGGATTCAATGATGCTCCGGTCATTGCTTTAAGCGACGTGGGAATAGCTATGGGAGGTTTAGGAAGTGATGCAACCATAGAAGTTGCTGATATTATCATTCAAGATGATAAAATGTCTAAAATACCTTTAGCAATAAAAATAGGAAAAGCAACCAAAAGCATTGTATGGCAGAATATAATTTTAGCTTTTGGAATAAAAATAATAGTGATGATTTTAGGTGTATTTGGTAATATTTACTTGCTTGAAGCTGTGTTTGCTGATGTAGGTGTGGCATTATTAGCAATACTTAATGCCGTGCGTTTACAAAGAATGAAAATAAGGTAG
- a CDS encoding tyrosine-protein phosphatase, protein MKEESLNKNYLNSEIIDMHTKASIFRDKNTKAASLIIDAPCEWVLYAGNTPESIDMETPIARGKDLGVYPLYINPSQRSYFKIVTEMGSAFLSENLLPMEGGFNFRDLGGLKSCDGKYIKWGYFFRSDDLYNLTEDDLNYLSGIPITTVVDFRCEEECNLLPDRIPESVKNYINLIIDPGSLQAFGRSKLTSEQDVIDAMKHLYRLFVTEPEYIETYRKFFDLIQHDENLPLLFHCSAGKDRTGLAAALLLSALNIPRETILEDYMASNEYLAGKYQSLFEKNPANKFLYTTLPEYLESALDEVEKKYGSVKTFLIDEMKVNIHELQQKYLF, encoded by the coding sequence ATGAAAGAAGAAAGCCTGAATAAAAATTATTTGAATTCCGAAATAATTGATATGCATACGAAAGCCTCTATTTTTAGAGATAAAAATACCAAGGCTGCATCTTTAATAATTGATGCACCTTGTGAGTGGGTATTGTATGCTGGAAACACACCGGAAAGCATAGATATGGAAACCCCTATTGCACGAGGAAAAGATTTAGGGGTATATCCATTATATATAAATCCTTCCCAAAGAAGTTATTTTAAAATTGTGACTGAAATGGGTTCTGCTTTTCTTTCAGAAAATCTTTTACCAATGGAAGGAGGATTTAATTTTAGAGATTTAGGCGGATTAAAATCATGTGATGGTAAATATATTAAATGGGGATATTTCTTCAGATCTGATGATTTGTATAATCTTACGGAAGATGATTTAAACTATCTGTCTGGCATACCTATTACTACAGTTGTAGATTTCAGATGTGAAGAAGAATGTAACCTGTTACCGGACCGTATCCCTGAGTCTGTCAAAAATTATATCAATTTAATTATTGATCCGGGATCTTTACAGGCATTTGGACGAAGTAAACTTACTTCGGAACAAGATGTTATTGATGCCATGAAACATCTGTACCGCTTGTTTGTTACTGAACCGGAGTACATTGAAACTTACAGGAAATTTTTTGATTTAATACAACACGATGAAAATTTACCTTTACTTTTTCATTGTTCTGCAGGAAAAGACCGTACGGGTCTTGCCGCTGCTCTTCTTTTATCCGCACTGAATATTCCCCGGGAAACCATTTTAGAGGATTATATGGCTTCGAATGAGTATCTTGCAGGAAAATATCAATCTTTATTTGAAAAAAATCCAGCCAATAAATTTTTATATACTACCTTGCCGGAATATTTAGAATCGGCATTAGACGAAGTGGAAAAGAAATACGGGAGCGTTAAAACTTTTCTAATTGATGAAATGAAAGTAAATATCCATGAGTTACAACAAAAATATTTATTTTAA
- the pnuC gene encoding nicotinamide riboside transporter PnuC: MLELINHWGIGIKEQIHQISIWEGIGVSFGVAEVLFAKKNKVWLYPCGITSIIITAYLFFHAGLYAEMFLQTYYFFMSIYGWVLWSEKKGQRLTVEYSSSLEWEKAFAIVISAWAILYILLLFFTNSDVPFFDSLVSAFAWSGMWLLAKRKIENWIFLNVSNLIAIPLLIHKGLILYSALTLFLFIIAVFGYVEWKKLIEKRTAD; encoded by the coding sequence ATGTTAGAATTAATAAACCATTGGGGAATTGGTATAAAAGAACAAATTCATCAAATTTCTATATGGGAAGGTATAGGCGTATCTTTCGGAGTAGCTGAGGTATTGTTTGCTAAGAAAAATAAGGTTTGGCTTTATCCGTGCGGGATCACCAGTATTATTATTACAGCGTATTTATTTTTTCATGCAGGTTTGTATGCTGAAATGTTTTTGCAGACCTATTATTTTTTTATGAGTATTTATGGTTGGGTTCTTTGGTCTGAAAAAAAGGGACAAAGACTAACCGTTGAATATTCATCTTCTTTAGAATGGGAAAAAGCCTTTGCCATAGTTATTAGCGCATGGGCAATACTTTATATCTTATTACTTTTTTTTACTAATTCAGATGTTCCTTTTTTTGATTCCTTAGTAAGTGCATTTGCCTGGTCCGGTATGTGGCTATTGGCTAAACGTAAAATTGAAAACTGGATATTTTTAAATGTAAGTAACCTAATTGCAATTCCTTTATTGATACACAAAGGATTAATATTATATTCTGCATTAACTTTGTTTTTATTCATTATTGCTGTTTTTGGTTATGTTGAGTGGAAAAAACTCATTGAAAAAAGGACAGCTGATTAA
- a CDS encoding GlsB/YeaQ/YmgE family stress response membrane protein, which translates to MNWIWSIIIGILAGFLAGVLIRGRGFGCLINLLVGVIGSVLGGWIFSLLNISVSHGSKIGVLTTSTVGAICLLCIVSLFKRR; encoded by the coding sequence ATGAATTGGATTTGGTCAATAATTATCGGAATACTGGCTGGCTTTTTAGCAGGTGTGTTGATACGTGGTAGGGGGTTTGGCTGTCTTATAAATTTATTGGTAGGAGTTATAGGAAGTGTCTTGGGAGGTTGGATATTCAGTTTATTAAATATATCGGTGAGCCACGGTAGTAAAATAGGAGTTCTTACAACTTCTACCGTTGGAGCTATTTGTTTACTTTGTATTGTTTCTTTATTTAAAAGAAGATAA
- a CDS encoding DUF4359 domain-containing protein has product MKFRYIFLILLLVITSALYFTNPDETSCRDFIKNKVITIFDEKLNQELDKIEDPNVKLFGKLSKNFIPVVQDRLVDEIIDKRFERKNFFLFSTLRVLYQNQWQTVGFGIFNKVYLFPQVEDELQKLNFKDEALKYFNN; this is encoded by the coding sequence ATGAAATTCAGATATATATTTTTAATCTTACTATTAGTTATCACTAGTGCTTTATATTTTACTAATCCTGATGAAACCAGTTGTCGAGATTTTATTAAAAACAAAGTTATAACCATATTTGATGAAAAATTAAATCAGGAACTTGATAAGATAGAAGATCCTAATGTCAAATTGTTTGGAAAATTAAGTAAAAATTTCATTCCGGTTGTTCAGGATCGTCTCGTAGATGAAATAATTGATAAAAGATTTGAAAGAAAAAATTTCTTTTTATTTTCTACCTTAAGAGTTTTATATCAAAATCAATGGCAAACCGTTGGTTTTGGTATATTTAATAAAGTATACCTGTTTCCTCAAGTTGAAGATGAACTTCAAAAACTGAATTTTAAAGATGAAGCTTTAAAATATTTTAATAACTAA
- a CDS encoding NAD-dependent epimerase/dehydratase family protein: MKNEFILVTGANGHLGYNLVTLLVNKGYRVRASIRKPEFKKLLENTGCEVVIADITDQEAMRKAMKGITIVFAVASVFKLWAKNPKSEIYDVNMNGCKVTLETAAENGVKRIIYVSSIASLNYSSYPINEKSGYNTDRRDMYYNSKNDSEQLAFKLAEKYNIELIAVLPSAMIGSEIIDRLSNSNEILKNIIKNKLPIETHININWIDVKDVAEGCYLAAINGKNGERYIIANEKGMSITDTIKIANLVLPQLNISKPIKISKWILYLLGYSLGIISKITKKAPAITEKEISMFYGLVQDFDISKARTELKFSPTSPELTLKNAFEYMWRYKSKLLN; the protein is encoded by the coding sequence ATGAAAAATGAATTTATTCTGGTTACGGGGGCTAATGGACATTTAGGGTATAATCTTGTAACACTTCTTGTAAATAAAGGATATCGAGTACGTGCTTCAATCCGTAAGCCTGAATTTAAAAAACTTCTTGAAAATACCGGTTGCGAAGTTGTTATTGCTGATATAACTGACCAAGAGGCGATGCGCAAAGCGATGAAGGGTATAACAATTGTTTTTGCAGTTGCTTCCGTCTTTAAGCTCTGGGCTAAAAATCCTAAAAGTGAAATTTATGATGTAAATATGAATGGATGTAAAGTAACATTGGAAACTGCTGCTGAAAATGGTGTGAAACGGATAATTTATGTAAGTTCTATTGCCAGTTTAAACTATTCTTCTTATCCTATCAATGAAAAATCGGGATATAACACAGATCGAAGAGATATGTATTACAATTCTAAAAACGATAGCGAACAGTTAGCTTTCAAATTAGCTGAAAAATATAATATTGAACTTATTGCTGTTTTGCCTAGTGCTATGATTGGAAGTGAAATTATTGACCGATTGAGTAATTCTAATGAAATATTAAAAAATATAATTAAAAATAAACTTCCAATTGAAACTCACATCAACATTAACTGGATAGATGTAAAAGATGTAGCAGAAGGTTGTTATCTTGCTGCAATTAATGGTAAAAATGGCGAGAGATATATAATTGCCAATGAAAAAGGAATGTCTATTACTGATACTATAAAAATTGCAAACTTGGTTCTACCTCAACTCAATATTAGTAAGCCTATAAAAATATCTAAATGGATCCTTTATTTGTTAGGTTATAGCCTGGGTATTATTTCAAAAATAACAAAAAAGGCCCCGGCTATCACAGAGAAGGAAATTTCTATGTTTTACGGATTGGTACAGGATTTTGATATATCTAAAGCAAGAACTGAATTAAAGTTTTCCCCCACATCTCCTGAACTTACCTTAAAAAATGCTTTTGAATATATGTGGAGGTATAAATCTAAACTTCTTAATTAA